In Pseudomonadota bacterium, a single genomic region encodes these proteins:
- a CDS encoding DUF2782 domain-containing protein, with amino-acid sequence MSTSSVDRKAAWIRRATALLLAWAPCAALAQTETPQNLEPVPDVPPPPARVESGEPLEPDVRIIRKKDATIEEYRINGNLYMIKVIPVIGPPYYLMDQDGDGRMETNMSELRENYVVPQWVLFSW; translated from the coding sequence ATGAGCACTTCCTCCGTGGATCGGAAGGCGGCCTGGATACGCCGGGCCACGGCGTTGTTGCTCGCATGGGCGCCGTGCGCGGCCCTGGCGCAAACCGAGACGCCGCAGAACCTCGAGCCTGTGCCGGATGTCCCGCCCCCGCCCGCACGCGTAGAGAGCGGCGAGCCGCTGGAACCCGACGTCCGCATCATACGCAAGAAGGATGCGACCATCGAAGAGTATCGTATCAACGGCAACCTCTACATGATCAAGGTGATCCCTGTGATCGGCCCGCCCTATTACCTGATGGATCAGGATGGCGATGGGCGCATGGAGACCAATATGAGCGAGCTCCGCGAGAACTACGTGGTCCCGCAATGGGTGTTGTTCAGTTGGTAG